A stretch of Chaetodon auriga isolate fChaAug3 chromosome 21, fChaAug3.hap1, whole genome shotgun sequence DNA encodes these proteins:
- the slc35b3 gene encoding adenosine 3'-phospho 5'-phosphosulfate transporter 2: MSAKYGLVGYNSSRKHISISIPSSTEVMSPHIKSVEELRVLGINLSSFSTPTQFFICVAGVFVFYLIYGYLQELIFSVEGFKPFGWYLTLVQFGFYSMFGLVELQLTQDKRRRIPGKTYMIIAFLTVGTMGLSNTSLGYLNYPTQVIFKCCKLIPVMIGGVFIQGKRYNLADVSAALCMSLGLIWFTLADSKVAPNFNVTGVLLISLALCADAAIGNVQEKAMKLHNGSNSEMVLYSYSIGFVYILTGLLCVGGLGPAVAFCSEHPVKTYGYAFFFSLTGYFGISFVLALIKLFGALVAVTVTTGRKAMTIVLSFMFFAKPFTFQYIWGGLLVVFGIFLNVYSKNKDKMKLPSIKDLRSWLLTTRKVRFLSQNV, translated from the exons ATGAGTGCCAAATATGGGCTGGTGGGCTACAACAGTTCACGGAAGCACATTTCGATCTCCATCCCGTCGTCCACGGAGGTGATGTCACCCCACATAAAgtctgtggaggagctgagggtcCTGGGGATCAACCTGAGCAGCTTCAGCACCCCCACACAGTTCTTCATCTGCGTGGCTGGAGTCTTCGTCTTTTACCTCATCTATGGATACCTTCAG GAGTTGATATTTTCCGTGGAAGGATTCAAGCCTTTTGGTTGGTACCTCACTCTGGTCCAGTTTGGCTTCTACTCCATGTTTGGactggtggagctgcagctcacacagGACAAACGCAGAAG GATACCAGGGAAGACCTATATGATCATAGCATTTCTAACAGTGGGCACGATGGGCCTGTCCAATACCTCTCTGGGCTACTTGAACTACCCCACACAGGTCATCTTCAAGTGCTGTAAACTCATTCCAGTCATGATTGGAGGAGTGTTTATACAAG GTAAACGCTATAATCTGGCGgatgtgtctgctgctctctgcatgaGTCTGGGACTCATCTGGTTTACGCTAGCTGACAGCAAAGTGGCCCCCAACTTCAATGTGACAG GTGTTCTCCTCATCTCCCTGGCGCTGTGTGCAGACGCTGCCATTGGAAACGTGCAGGAGAAAGCCATGAAACTCCACAACGGCTCCAACTCTGAAATG GTGCTGTACTCATACTCCATTGGTTTTGTCTACATACTGACGGGCCTGCTCTGTGTGGGCGGGCTGGGACCAGCAGTGGCATTCTGCTCAGAG CATCCTGTGAAGACGTACGGTTAtgcattcttcttctctcttacGGGTTATTTCGGAATCTCCTTCGTGCTGGCCTTGATCAAGCTCTTTGGTGCCCTGGTTGCAGTGACGG TGACCACTGGGAGAAAGGCCATGACTATCGTACTTTCCTTCATGTTCTTCGCAAAACCGTTTACTTTTCA GTACATCTGGGGCGGCCTTCTGGTGGTCTTCGGCATCTTCTTGAatgtttacagtaaaaacaaagacaaaatgaagctTCCCTCCATCAAGGACCTCAGGAGCTGGCTGCTGACAACAAGGAAGGTTCGATTCCTCTCACAAAACGTGTAG